One Senegalimassilia faecalis genomic window, TGCACGGCACGCCCGACGAAGGCGCCATCACGCCCATTCCTACCTACGTGCCCGAATGGAGCGCGGCGGAATTCGGCGTAGACGAGCCCGAAGGCAAGTGCGAAAGAGGCGACCAACCGGCATCTGAAGGCGAACTCGCAAAAGCGCTCAAGCCAAACGCGGGTCAAAACGCCCGCAACTCTGCCAACCCAGCAAGCACAGCAGTGCCGCGCGCCTGCGAACAGGCGCTTCGCGTGTTTGGGTTCCATAGCGTTGCGCGCATTCACTCGTCGTGGGGCAACGTGTTCGCCATGCCGAAGCGGCCGCCGCAGGTCATCTCCATCAACCCCACGGACGCCGCCGCGCGCGGCATCCGCACAGGCGACCTGGTAGAAGCCACCAACCGCTTCGGCGCGCTGCGCCTGCCCGCCGAAGTCACCGACGACGTGATCGCCGGCACCGTCATCATGCCCCAAGGCGCCTGGTGGAAGGTCGATTCCGCAGCGTTCGCAACAAAGGCCTCAAGCAACCAAACGCGAAAGAGGACCGCCAGTGGCGCCGTAGCCGCCAGCCCCCGTCCCGTCGATGTTGGCGGCTGCATCAACACGCTCACGTCAAGCCGCCCCTCGCCGCTAGCGTTCGGCAACCCCCAGCACACCTGTTGGTGCCGTCTTCGGAGCGTGTAGCCAGTTTGCGAAGCGTGGTTGTTCTTCGTTTGCGCCGCGGTTTCGCGGCAAGTGGTGTAGTATACTTTGGCTTTGTAAATCGCGCCTGCGGGCGCAGTCGCATAAAACCGTGAGGATCAGCATGGATTGGGTCGGCCTTTACCATTTTCTTTTCGAAACGTACGCCGGAATCGGCGCTATGGTTGGTGCAGGCATCGTCATCAGCCTTATCGCATGCGTCATCATGGAGCGTCGCACGCGCAAAACGTTCGTCGACCGTCCGAAGGGCGAGGACGATTGGTCGTTCTTCGACGACGATGATAACGAGTAGCATCTCACGTTAATCCACGGCGGCCACTCACTCACACGATTTGCCGCCATAGCAGCGCCGACGTCGCCAAACGTCGGCGCTTTTCTTTTGTAGAGGACTGTTTCACGTGCGCTTTTGATGCGCCATATTCGGTATAGCGGGGTCGTTCAGAAGGGGAGATCCGTTCCCGCCTATGCCTATGGAGGCACGCCCATGGATGAGAAGAAACCCGCAGAGCCGCAGGAAATCTGCCGCGAAGAATTCATGAAGCGCCTGCGCCCCGAGTACCGCAAGAGGCAAGGCGAAAAGTGCCAGGCAGCAAGCCGGCGCCAAGCGCGCTAGAAACGAATAGGGGACGAGCGACAGCTCGTCCCCTTCTCGCCAACGCCCGAAGGGCGCGTCACTGTTCTCCAATTCCAACGCCCGAAGGGCGCGCACTCCCTTACAGCTTGAAGCCGATGGAATCTAGGACGTACTTCGGCACCATGAAGCGGACGGTCTTTTGCGGGTCGACCATCTGACACACTTCCACGTCGGCAACCAGCGACAGCAGCATGACCAGGTCGGCCTCCGTTTCATTGGTGCGCGACGCCAGCAGGTCCACCATCTGCTGAACGGCCAGGTCAGCGGCCGCATCCAGCGAGTCAGCCGACACGATGATGCCCAGATGCGTGTCGTTTTCGATCAGCGGGTTCACCAGCGAAAGCTCGGGCATGGCCGTCAGCGTGACGGTGGCATGGCCCGCAACTTCGGCGCCGGAAACGCTGATTTCGCCGTCGCCCATGGCCGCGTGCATGTCGCCGCAGCCGAACAGCGCGCCGTCAACGGCCACGGGGAAGTACAGCGTGGCGCCCGTGGTGATGGCCGTGTTGTCCATGTTGCCGCCGTGCGTGCCCGGCGTGCCGCAGTTCACCGGCTCGCCCGCCGGCGCCACGCCGATGACGCCGATCATGGGGCGCAGCGGAATGCTCAGGCGCTCGTCCCACACCAGCGTGTTGCCCTGCACCTTGCAGTAATGCGTGGCCCAGTCCTCGAAGCGGTCGCCACACGGGCCTTCGTCCTTGCCCGTGCACGAGCACGTCTGCTCGTCGAACTCGATGTTGTCGATGTGCACCTTCAGCGCACCGCCGGCCACGGCGCCCTCGACGAAGATGGGGCCGGTCGCCGGGTTCACGGCATCCCAATCCAGGTCATCCATCTTGTCCTGCGGGCCGGTCAGCTGGTTGCTGAAGCAGTCCTTCGTACGGATGCGCACCGTTTCGCCAGACGGCACGGTCAGCACCGGCTCCAGGTCGCGGTCGAAGAAGAACAGCGTTTTGTCGTCGTTCAGCTCAATCATCAGGTTCCCCATTCGTTCGTTTTCGCCATCCCCCTCGGGCATGGCGCTTGCCACATCTCACGCCGTGGCCGCGTTTTTGTTGTTATGCGCGATTGTGAAATCGCAGGTCAGCAAGCAGTTTGCGAAGTTAGCGCAGCGGAATAGCGAATCTCACCCAGCAAAGCAAGTTTCACGTGCGCAGCATTGCGCGCCGCGCCAGCCCGTGCGCGCGCCAGGCAAGCCCACAAGTTTCCGCCCAGCGAACCGCCGCCGCACCGCAGCTTCGGGCACCCCGGTCGCAAGC contains:
- a CDS encoding DUF6724 family protein translates to MDWVGLYHFLFETYAGIGAMVGAGIVISLIACVIMERRTRKTFVDRPKGEDDWSFFDDDDNE
- a CDS encoding acetamidase/formamidase family protein, whose translation is MIELNDDKTLFFFDRDLEPVLTVPSGETVRIRTKDCFSNQLTGPQDKMDDLDWDAVNPATGPIFVEGAVAGGALKVHIDNIEFDEQTCSCTGKDEGPCGDRFEDWATHYCKVQGNTLVWDERLSIPLRPMIGVIGVAPAGEPVNCGTPGTHGGNMDNTAITTGATLYFPVAVDGALFGCGDMHAAMGDGEISVSGAEVAGHATVTLTAMPELSLVNPLIENDTHLGIIVSADSLDAAADLAVQQMVDLLASRTNETEADLVMLLSLVADVEVCQMVDPQKTVRFMVPKYVLDSIGFKL